Part of the Bacteroidales bacterium genome is shown below.
TGGTTTTACCGGAAGACTTGCGGGAAGTTTTGGTCTGCTTGGTTTTTGACCCTTCGATGACTTCGACATAAATGAACTTGTCACATGCCATGATAAAAGGATGAGGCGTTTTCTTTTCACCGAGGCCTATCACCAACATACCCGATTCTCTTAGCCGGGTGGCCAGCCTCGTGAAATCGCTGTCACTGGAGACAAGACAAAATCCCTCCACTTTTTGACTATGCAGGATATCCATGGCATCGATAATCATTGCCGAATCTGTAGCATTTTTGCCTGTAGTATAGCTGTATTGTTGCACCGGGGTGATGGCATGCTCCAGCAAAGCATTTTTCCAACCCCCAACATTGGGTTTGGTCCAGTCGCCATATATTCTTTTGATGGTGGGTATGCCGAATTTTGCAATCTCATCCAGCATGCCTTTTATGTTGGAATGAGGAACATTATCCGCATCAATGAGCACTGCTATTTTTGAATCATTTTCTTCCTTCATACCGTTTGGAATTGTATTTATCGTAAACAAAAGTAAAAATAGATGAAATCATTTCAATGCATAAAACGATATATTTAGAAATATTGTTGGCAGCTTGCTTGTATTATGGTATCACTTCCAAAAATTTTGTTTTTTTAGCAAAGTTTTGATAAATGATAAATCTATGTGAAATCTTATGTTTCCTATGTCCTATGTGGTTCAAAAAGAGTTAAATTGCTTAACTTTGAGAACGATATCATACAGGTTATGAGAAATTTGTTTGCAGCTAAAGCTGCGGTAAGAATGATCCAGGCTAAATTCCCTGCGCAATATTAGTTACCGGTTGATCAGTATAAATTCTACTCTTTTGTTTTTCTGTCTGCCTGCTCTTGTTTCATTCCCGGCTATTGGTCTTGATTCACCGTAACCGGTTGCCTGCAGCCTTTCCTCTGTTACGCCCTGGGAGGCCAGGTAATCCTTGATGGCCTGAGCCCTTTCTTCCGTCAAATCCTTGTTGTTCTTCGCTGATCCCCTGTTGTCGCTATGAACCGCAATTTCCACTTTTGTCATGGAATATTTTTTCACGATACGGATGATACGATTCAGAACAGGGTAGGAGATTTCTTCCAGCTCTGTATCGTTAAAGGCCAGTTTTGTCTGATCGATTGCACCAAATGCTTCGTTAAGCTGATTGGCCAACTCTTCGGGTAGTTCGGCAATGATGTAGCTTCTGATTTCAACCTCTTCA
Proteins encoded:
- a CDS encoding NYN domain-containing protein encodes the protein MKEENDSKIAVLIDADNVPHSNIKGMLDEIAKFGIPTIKRIYGDWTKPNVGGWKNALLEHAITPVQQYSYTTGKNATDSAMIIDAMDILHSQKVEGFCLVSSDSDFTRLATRLRESGMLVIGLGEKKTPHPFIMACDKFIYVEVIEGSKTKQTKTSRKSSGKTTTTTQASSTEVDTIDNEMIQLLRTTIEDQADDNGWAALAEVGSMLIKKKPDFDPRNYGFSKLTPLIKSLNKYFTIYEKAVEDTQIKHIYVRNKK